Genomic segment of bacterium:
GAACCGTCCGGCGTCCAGTCCACGAGGCGGTCCACGTCGGGGTGGTTCGTGACCCGCTTCGCCTCGCCGCCCGCGGCGGGGAGGACGTAGACGTCGGGGTTGCCGTCGTAGTTGGCGGTGTAGGCGATCGACTTGCCGTCGGGGGAGAAGCGCGGGAACGCCTCCTCGCCGGGCGGCGTGGAAAGGCGGCGCGCTTCGCCGCCGGCCTTCGGGACGACCCAGACATCGCCGGCGTAGACGAAGACGATCTCCGTCGCCGAGACGTCGGGCTGCCGCATCATCCGCGCGTCCACCTGCGCGGAGGCGGCGCCCGCGGCGCAGGCGAACAGCGCCGCCGCGGCGGCGATCCGCAAAGAGCGATGCATGACGACCCTCCTTGGTTGGGTATTCGGTGCGGTTCGAACGTCGAGGATAGCAAGCGGGCCGCCGCGGCGTCGCGCCGTCGGCGGCCCCTGTCGAACCGTTCGGGGATCCGGCCTCAGAAGCGGTAGGCCGCCCCGACCATCACGAGAAACGGCCGCGGCTTGAAGTCGTCGCCGCCGACCGTCCCCTTGGCGTGCAGGTACTCGAAGCTGGCCGTGAAGTCCCAAGCGCGGGCGATCGGCGTCGAGACGCCGACCTTGACCCCGGGGACGAGCTCGTCGTCCACGTCCTTCGAGTAGAAGACGTAGGCCAGCTCCGGCCCGACGAACCAGTCCGCCTTCCCCCGCGGCGTGAAGTGCCAGTTGACGCCGACGGAGAGCGGCATGAAGCGGACGCTCGTCTTGTACGCCCCGAACCCGCGGCGCTCCTGCTTGACGTCCGGCTGGAAGTACTTGAGCCCCGCGTCGATCCCCCACGCCGGGGAGAGCTTCCACTCGTAGACGACGCCGAGACCGGGCGCGTTGTCGAAGCTGTTGTCCACGGAGACGTCGAGCCCGGAGACCGTCAAGTCCCCCGTCGGCAGGAACGCCCCGCCGAGCAGCCGCAGCGCCGGCCGCTCGTCCGCCGCGAACGCCGCCGCGGCCCCCGCGGCGAACAGCGCCGCCGCCGTCAACAAGCGCTTCATCTCCCGTTCCTCCAAAGGAAAAGCCCCGCCCACGGACGGGGCGGGGCTTCAAGATACGAGCAAGAACCGGATCAGAAGCGGTAGGTCGCCCCGAAGGAGACGATGACCGGCTTCGGCTTGAGGTCCGGACCGCCGTCCATGTCCACCGTCATCTTGGCGTCGATGTACTCGACCGCGACCGAGCCCGACCAACGCTGCGACAGCGGAACGTCCAGGCCGGCCTTGACGCCCCAAGTGAGCTGGCTCTTGAACTTCACGTTCTCGGGCTCGCTGATCTTGCCGTAGTTCATGTAGGCGAGCTCGGGCCCGGCGTAGAAGTGCCAGTCACCGTCGCCGAAGTGGAACATCGGGCCGATCGTGATCGGCAGCACGCGCACGCGCTTCTTGCCGACCTCGCCGTTGGCCGCGACGCGGACTTCCGGCTTGAGGAACTTGACGTCGAAGTCGATCGTGATCCAGTCGTTCGCCTTCACGTAGGCGCCGAGGCCGACGCCGAGCGTGCTCGTGAGCTTCGTCTGCGTGTCGCCGACTTTGTAGTCGCTGGAGGGGGCCATGAATTCGCCGAAGTAACGGATCCCCCCGCGTTCCTCTCCCGCAAGCGCCGGAGACACGAACAGCGCCGCCGCGAGCGCCGCCAGCGCGAGACCTGCGAACCTTCTCATCCGGTCCTCCTTTCGAGACGGAGCCAAACCGGGGGCGGCGCCTGCCGCCCCCGGCGCGAATGTTACTCGCCTTGGCGCCCGCGACCAACAGCCTCGGAGGCCGAAAACGACGCCCGGGCCGGCCCTCAGACGCGGGCCGGCTGCCTCGTCAGGTAGGCGTGCATCGCGTGCGCCGCCCGCTTGCCGTCGCCCATCGCCAGGATCACGGTGGCCGCGCCGCGGACGATGTCGCCGCCGGCGAAGACGCCCGGGACGCTGGTCATCCCGTCCTCGTCCGCGACGATGTTCCCCCACTTGTTGAGCTTGAGGTCGGGGCAGGTCGAGGTGAGGAGCGGGTTGGCGCGCGTGCCGATGGCGACGATCACCTCGTCGCACGGCAGGATGAACTCCGA
This window contains:
- a CDS encoding porin family protein, encoding MKRLLTAAALFAAGAAAAFAADERPALRLLGGAFLPTGDLTVSGLDVSVDNSFDNAPGLGVVYEWKLSPAWGIDAGLKYFQPDVKQERRGFGAYKTSVRFMPLSVGVNWHFTPRGKADWFVGPELAYVFYSKDVDDELVPGVKVGVSTPIARAWDFTASFEYLHAKGTVGGDDFKPRPFLVMVGAAYRF
- a CDS encoding outer membrane beta-barrel protein yields the protein MRRFAGLALAALAAALFVSPALAGEERGGIRYFGEFMAPSSDYKVGDTQTKLTSTLGVGLGAYVKANDWITIDFDVKFLKPEVRVAANGEVGKKRVRVLPITIGPMFHFGDGDWHFYAGPELAYMNYGKISEPENVKFKSQLTWGVKAGLDVPLSQRWSGSVAVEYIDAKMTVDMDGGPDLKPKPVIVSFGATYRF